A single window of Flagellimonas maritima DNA harbors:
- a CDS encoding Crp/Fnr family transcriptional regulator, whose product MLLVMGDTAMAMELLKTYINSKINIDEATLDTILGAFENKTFEKDTPIIKMGQYVTKYYFIASGGARIVIETPEKEITAWLIFENKFFTDLESLRSGQQSKAKVLSIDRTEIFSIKARKMHEFYTEFPEWQKFGRIIMEDAFLDVVNSLISFQVMDAETRYLEMLKKSNAINRVPLKQLASYLGITPNSLSRIRKNI is encoded by the coding sequence ATGTTGCTCGTCATGGGTGATACAGCTATGGCAATGGAACTTCTTAAAACCTACATAAATTCAAAAATAAATATCGACGAGGCGACCCTAGACACTATTTTGGGTGCTTTTGAAAACAAAACCTTTGAGAAGGATACGCCCATTATCAAAATGGGGCAGTATGTCACCAAATATTATTTCATTGCAAGTGGCGGTGCGAGAATCGTGATTGAGACCCCCGAAAAAGAGATTACGGCCTGGCTTATTTTTGAAAATAAGTTTTTTACCGATTTGGAATCACTGCGGTCCGGGCAACAGTCCAAAGCAAAGGTATTGAGCATCGACAGGACGGAAATCTTCAGCATCAAGGCGAGGAAGATGCACGAATTTTACACCGAGTTCCCAGAGTGGCAAAAATTTGGCCGAATTATTATGGAGGATGCCTTTTTGGATGTGGTGAACAGCCTGATTTCTTTTCAGGTGATGGATGCGGAAACCCGCTACCTCGAAATGCTCAAAAAATCCAACGCCATCAATCGGGTTCCGCTCAAACAACTGGCATCCTATCTGGGCATTACCCCAAATTCGCTTAGCCGCATCCGAAAGAATATCTAA
- a CDS encoding DUF6268 family outer membrane beta-barrel protein, with translation MKKYLVLLFMTLLSYGAFAQVTGEVNVLDRDVFYLHYTPETAISDDIDYQKWTTKVGLPPLRLGKLSLFNTLGLDRHQFEYNATTAALDTRNLETFYNANYSLFATYKLSDKWSLNTLLTPFAISNFKGDFSLDEVEFNGNLFLERTFYRRNGGYFQVGLGVGYMTLNGTTQLTPISQIKARLNEKWSFVLGLPNTYVKYDFHPSHSIKLLGDLNDFSARLNGSGSVLTGAEAENAVFTTISGGLEYNFWITKSFGLMAKGTYPVWGDYELRDGDNDTSFEFDTSFSQPFFSVGIKFNPIRSLQNSLKPL, from the coding sequence ATGAAAAAATATTTGGTATTACTTTTTATGACTCTGCTCAGTTACGGCGCATTTGCCCAAGTTACGGGCGAAGTCAATGTGCTGGACAGGGATGTGTTCTATCTGCACTACACGCCCGAAACTGCGATTTCTGATGACATCGATTATCAAAAATGGACCACCAAAGTAGGTCTGCCACCGCTACGGTTAGGCAAACTGTCTTTGTTCAATACGCTGGGCCTTGACAGGCATCAATTTGAATACAATGCCACAACCGCGGCACTCGATACCCGAAATCTGGAGACTTTCTATAACGCCAACTATAGCTTGTTCGCCACCTATAAACTTTCGGACAAGTGGTCGCTCAACACGCTTTTGACGCCTTTTGCGATTTCTAATTTTAAAGGGGATTTTTCATTGGACGAAGTCGAGTTCAACGGAAACCTGTTCTTGGAACGTACCTTTTACCGGAGAAATGGCGGGTATTTTCAGGTCGGTCTGGGTGTAGGCTATATGACCCTGAACGGCACCACCCAATTGACACCCATTTCCCAAATTAAGGCACGATTGAACGAGAAGTGGTCTTTTGTACTGGGCTTGCCTAACACTTACGTGAAATATGATTTTCACCCCTCACATTCTATCAAATTGCTGGGCGACCTCAATGATTTTTCTGCTCGTCTCAACGGTTCAGGCTCTGTCCTGACGGGCGCGGAGGCAGAAAATGCGGTATTTACGACCATTTCCGGCGGACTCGAATACAATTTCTGGATCACCAAATCCTTCGGATTAATGGCAAAGGGCACCTATCCCGTCTGGGGCGATTATGAACTGAGGGATGGCGATAACGACACATCCTTCGAATTTGACACCTCCTTTTCGCAGCCTTTCTTTAGTGTTGGCATCAAGTTCAACCCTATCAGGTCTTTACAAAACAGTCTAAAACCTTTATAA
- a CDS encoding NAD(P)H-binding protein gives MDVYKKTIVVFGCTGTVGKPVLEGLLKADCYVRGVLRSPDRAYPVSPRDNCKLTYVSANLAVAEEIEAACAHADVVFLLTATHPDQVATEIRIIDASKKCGIQRIVKLSAPIVEPLAQVEVARWHRKIEEHLDESALEYCCLRPRAFMQNWERNTHTIRKFGTFYGVMEDARRNYIDARDVADVAVNVLLQEAPLPSSTIALDGPEALSHYEMAQRLSKVTGRTITYKNISRSDYFKMLTKRAKLPQWLATHIIELDELALNIPEPQTHSLAPLLDRKPRIMDAYLQENKALFARQALFKMWS, from the coding sequence ATGGATGTATATAAAAAAACGATCGTCGTCTTTGGCTGTACCGGAACGGTGGGAAAGCCTGTATTAGAAGGCCTGTTGAAAGCGGACTGTTATGTACGCGGTGTACTTCGGAGTCCCGATAGAGCCTATCCCGTATCTCCGCGCGACAACTGCAAACTCACTTATGTAAGTGCTAATTTGGCGGTAGCCGAAGAGATCGAGGCCGCCTGCGCACACGCCGATGTGGTCTTTTTGCTTACTGCCACGCACCCCGATCAGGTCGCCACGGAAATCAGGATTATAGATGCCTCAAAAAAATGTGGCATACAGCGTATCGTAAAGCTCTCTGCCCCTATTGTAGAACCTTTGGCTCAGGTCGAAGTGGCGCGTTGGCACCGCAAGATCGAAGAACACCTTGACGAGTCCGCCCTTGAATATTGCTGCCTTCGGCCCCGTGCCTTTATGCAGAACTGGGAGAGAAATACCCACACCATACGCAAATTCGGCACCTTCTATGGTGTTATGGAAGATGCCCGGCGCAACTATATCGATGCCCGGGACGTTGCCGATGTTGCCGTAAACGTACTGCTTCAGGAGGCACCTTTGCCGAGTAGCACCATTGCACTGGACGGCCCAGAGGCCTTGAGCCACTACGAGATGGCACAGCGTTTATCAAAGGTTACCGGAAGAACCATCACCTATAAAAATATAAGCCGAAGCGACTATTTCAAAATGCTGACTAAAAGAGCCAAATTACCGCAATGGCTGGCAACGCACATCATAGAACTCGATGAACTGGCCCTGAACATACCAGAGCCTCAAACACATTCCCTCGCCCCTTTACTGGATAGAAAACCGCGTATTATGGATGCCTATCTACAGGAAAACAAGGCGCTTTTTGCAAGGCAGGCCTTGTTCAAGATGTGGTCGTGA
- a CDS encoding bestrophin family protein → MYTGKSFSLKEVLIWTRRDILKFLVIATIPTAIYALLDWKWMVIPWLPVALIGTAVAFLIGFKNNATYDRMWEARKIWGMIVNTSRSWGIMSKDFISDLHSEEKVDAKTLIKIQTQLIYRHLAWVTCLRYQLRVPKEWENLDKNYNAEYRKKYVIHEFENSLEAELKPLLEAAELRYILSKKNRATQLIANQSKALKELRKRGLTDDFRHMEMEALLLDVYSHQGKSERIKNFPYPRQFATLNLFFVWLFILLVPFGLMKEFDVLGANFVWMTIPFSLLVSWVFHTMEKIGEITENPFEGSPNDIPMAALSRTIEIDLRDMLDEENLPEPIAATNHILM, encoded by the coding sequence ATGTATACAGGAAAAAGCTTTTCATTAAAAGAGGTATTGATATGGACACGAAGGGACATTTTAAAGTTTCTTGTCATAGCAACCATACCTACTGCTATTTATGCATTATTGGACTGGAAATGGATGGTCATCCCGTGGTTGCCTGTTGCTCTGATTGGTACAGCTGTGGCATTCTTAATCGGCTTTAAAAATAATGCCACCTATGACCGTATGTGGGAAGCCAGAAAAATTTGGGGTATGATTGTAAATACCAGCCGTTCTTGGGGCATTATGTCCAAAGACTTTATCTCTGACCTACATAGTGAGGAAAAAGTGGATGCCAAAACTTTAATTAAAATTCAGACCCAATTAATTTACAGGCACTTGGCGTGGGTTACCTGTTTGCGTTATCAATTAAGAGTGCCAAAGGAATGGGAAAATCTAGACAAGAATTACAATGCTGAGTATCGAAAAAAATATGTGATACACGAATTTGAAAACTCGCTTGAGGCCGAATTGAAACCCCTTTTGGAAGCGGCTGAACTGCGCTACATTCTTTCCAAAAAGAATAGGGCAACGCAACTTATCGCCAACCAATCTAAAGCACTTAAAGAATTACGAAAGCGTGGCCTAACGGACGACTTTCGTCATATGGAAATGGAAGCATTATTGTTAGATGTGTACAGTCATCAAGGCAAGTCGGAACGTATTAAAAACTTCCCGTATCCGCGACAGTTCGCAACGTTGAACCTTTTTTTCGTATGGCTCTTTATCCTGTTGGTGCCTTTTGGTTTGATGAAAGAATTTGATGTACTGGGCGCTAATTTCGTGTGGATGACCATCCCCTTTAGCCTACTGGTTTCTTGGGTATTCCATACAATGGAAAAAATAGGCGAAATTACAGAAAACCCTTTTGAGGGCAGTCCCAATGACATCCCGATGGCGGCATTGAGCCGAACCATAGAAATTGATTTGAGGGATATGCTAGACGAAGAAAATTTGCCAGAGCCTATAGCAGCAACAAACCACATCTTAATGTAG
- a CDS encoding UBP-type zinc finger domain-containing protein, which produces MEEILCKHLESLEPKGSKKDYCEECVKTKDKWTHLRVCQTCGIVLCCDASKNKHASAHFRESGHPVVISNMPKPWSKFAWCYEHQQKKNLKQPR; this is translated from the coding sequence ATGGAAGAAATATTATGTAAACATTTAGAATCCTTAGAGCCAAAGGGTTCTAAAAAAGACTATTGTGAGGAATGTGTGAAAACTAAAGATAAATGGACGCATTTAAGGGTCTGCCAGACCTGCGGAATCGTCTTATGCTGTGATGCTTCTAAAAATAAACACGCAAGTGCGCACTTCCGCGAAAGCGGTCATCCCGTAGTTATCTCGAATATGCCAAAGCCTTGGTCAAAATTTGCTTGGTGCTACGAACACCAACAAAAGAAGAACCTCAAACAACCGCGCTAA
- a CDS encoding NAD(P)/FAD-dependent oxidoreductase, translating to MNENLTNTKIVHLYGKSNSAKAYEIRDFLNRSVVAFKWIELNTLKDLKNAPHLKKEDAERLPIVELPDGTLLYKTNVEKVATHLGWISKPKHKEYDLSIYGAGPAGLSAAVYAASEGLRTVLIEKSAIGGQAGTSSLIENYMGFPNGIAGADLAERARQQAVKFGVEILMLREGVKAQFKNQQIHVNMADGEMMIANANICATGVEYRKLNLENEAKYLNKGVYYGAGASEAFLCEDKHIFIVGGGNSAGQAAMYFSKFAKKVSLIVRSGNLSESLSHYLLTRIEEKPNIEVLYNSEVSELIGENELKRIHIKRTQENTIEEYDTERLFICIGGIPNTEWAKDTDIIRDKSGYLMTGADLSNNGKFVDCWKLEREPFFLETSVPGSFAAGDVRHGSVKRVASSAGEGAMAVTFVHKYLENLHK from the coding sequence ATGAATGAAAACTTAACCAATACAAAGATTGTACATCTATACGGCAAATCAAATTCCGCAAAAGCATATGAAATTCGGGACTTTCTTAATCGAAGTGTTGTCGCCTTTAAGTGGATAGAATTGAACACGCTAAAGGATTTAAAAAATGCACCGCATCTTAAAAAAGAGGACGCAGAACGCTTACCCATCGTAGAATTACCAGACGGTACCCTATTGTATAAAACAAACGTTGAAAAAGTGGCAACACATCTGGGATGGATTTCGAAACCTAAACACAAGGAGTATGACCTTTCTATTTATGGTGCTGGACCTGCAGGATTAAGCGCTGCCGTATATGCGGCTTCGGAAGGACTTCGCACGGTGTTAATAGAAAAAAGTGCCATAGGTGGCCAAGCGGGAACGAGTTCGCTTATCGAAAACTATATGGGATTTCCCAACGGCATTGCAGGAGCAGATTTGGCAGAACGTGCCAGACAGCAGGCGGTTAAATTTGGAGTCGAAATATTAATGTTAAGAGAAGGTGTCAAGGCACAGTTCAAGAATCAACAAATTCACGTCAATATGGCAGATGGCGAAATGATGATTGCAAATGCAAACATCTGTGCCACAGGCGTGGAATACCGCAAATTAAATTTAGAAAACGAAGCAAAATACCTGAACAAAGGTGTTTATTACGGTGCAGGTGCGAGCGAAGCATTTCTCTGTGAAGACAAACACATATTTATCGTGGGTGGCGGGAACTCGGCGGGACAGGCAGCGATGTATTTTTCAAAATTTGCAAAAAAAGTTTCCCTTATCGTGCGCAGCGGAAACTTGTCCGAATCCCTATCGCATTACCTGCTTACAAGAATAGAGGAAAAACCGAATATTGAAGTCTTATATAATTCCGAAGTATCAGAACTCATTGGGGAAAATGAGTTAAAACGCATACACATTAAAAGAACTCAAGAAAACACCATTGAAGAGTACGACACCGAACGCTTGTTCATCTGTATCGGTGGTATTCCGAATACCGAATGGGCAAAGGATACTGACATCATCCGCGATAAAAGCGGTTATTTAATGACTGGTGCAGACCTTTCAAACAACGGTAAATTTGTGGATTGTTGGAAATTGGAACGCGAACCATTTTTCTTGGAAACTAGCGTGCCAGGCTCATTCGCAGCAGGCGATGTTCGTCACGGTTCCGTAAAACGAGTAGCCTCATCGGCTGGTGAAGGTGCAATGGCTGTTACTTTCGTTCATAAATATTTAGAAAACTTACACAAATAG
- a CDS encoding TauD/TfdA dioxygenase family protein: MAYTKFKISELTPHLGAIITDLNLETATYDAILVSELKEALKDYQLLLVKGKTLKPEHQVRFTQVFGGLETFPFRPTQLPKHPEVFRLSTDVQQGYTNVGFYWHQDGSFRERPTALSAFHLVKIPKTGGDTLFANAYEAYKKIPKHLKPIAHKLKTVHEGNILHDLVIEHPVTGKKALYLNMGLVRSLTGFEKEEEAQVTELIGSFQTILDHPEVMYRHKYAEGDLMVSDNYSVFHQATETDPNQERTLHRTTVEGTLTLNRKI; encoded by the coding sequence ATGGCATACACGAAATTCAAAATTTCCGAACTCACACCACATCTCGGTGCAATAATAACAGACCTCAATCTTGAAACGGCAACCTACGATGCTATTTTGGTTTCTGAACTAAAGGAGGCACTCAAGGATTACCAACTACTCTTAGTCAAAGGCAAAACATTGAAACCAGAGCATCAGGTTCGGTTTACGCAAGTCTTTGGCGGTCTTGAAACCTTTCCGTTTAGGCCAACGCAGCTTCCCAAACATCCTGAGGTCTTTAGACTGTCCACAGATGTACAACAAGGCTACACGAACGTTGGGTTTTATTGGCATCAAGATGGGTCTTTTAGGGAAAGGCCGACCGCGCTTTCTGCGTTTCATCTGGTAAAAATTCCCAAAACCGGTGGCGACACGCTTTTTGCGAATGCCTACGAAGCATACAAAAAAATACCTAAACACTTAAAACCCATCGCCCATAAACTAAAAACGGTTCACGAGGGAAATATACTGCACGACCTTGTCATAGAGCATCCCGTTACGGGTAAAAAAGCCCTGTACCTAAATATGGGATTGGTACGTTCATTGACGGGCTTTGAAAAAGAAGAGGAAGCTCAGGTAACGGAACTGATAGGCAGCTTCCAGACAATTCTAGACCATCCCGAAGTGATGTACCGACATAAATATGCCGAAGGCGATTTAATGGTTTCAGACAATTATTCGGTATTTCATCAAGCCACAGAAACAGACCCAAACCAAGAAAGAACCTTACACAGAACGACTGTTGAAGGCACCTTGACCTTAAACAGAAAAATATGA
- a CDS encoding helix-turn-helix domain-containing protein: MTSKSLNTTPYHDIASILELDEKAVDFKIQKPRFENELLHPYRGSYYCLLLLTEGSVRHSSNLETFEAKEHTLIFSSPGIINNWAAPTGDIDGFSLFFTAAFFKRNGSSMLRLNELPFFEWDAQHFLTLTQSESRSLSELFKAIEIEEEVQKKHRNLLIHSYITALLIKLERLYEKQSNKARSRFNKGQLAYAYQCLVSHHVHQNLSVKDYAEILNVTPNHLNDSVKKSIGKTAGALIQEMMLLEAKVLLYQTNLNVSEVAYHLNFEDPSYFGRFFKKHTRKTPFEYRKERSRHL; the protein is encoded by the coding sequence ATGACTTCGAAAAGCCTAAATACAACACCATACCACGATATTGCTTCTATCTTAGAATTGGATGAGAAGGCGGTTGATTTCAAAATTCAAAAACCAAGGTTCGAAAACGAATTATTGCATCCTTACCGAGGTTCTTACTACTGCCTTCTGCTGCTCACCGAAGGTTCGGTACGTCATAGTTCCAATTTGGAGACGTTCGAAGCAAAAGAACATACCCTTATTTTTTCAAGCCCAGGAATTATCAATAACTGGGCAGCACCAACAGGCGATATTGATGGGTTTTCCTTATTCTTTACGGCAGCATTTTTCAAACGCAATGGTAGCAGTATGTTGAGGCTTAACGAACTTCCTTTTTTTGAATGGGATGCACAACATTTTCTTACCCTTACCCAATCCGAAAGTCGTTCACTTTCAGAATTGTTCAAGGCTATTGAAATCGAGGAGGAAGTTCAAAAAAAACACCGCAACCTGCTGATTCATTCATACATCACGGCATTGCTCATAAAACTGGAACGACTTTATGAAAAACAATCGAACAAAGCACGATCACGCTTTAATAAGGGGCAGCTGGCCTATGCCTATCAATGTTTGGTAAGCCATCATGTTCATCAAAATCTTTCGGTAAAGGACTATGCCGAAATTTTAAATGTTACGCCCAATCATTTGAACGACTCCGTAAAAAAAAGTATAGGCAAAACGGCAGGGGCATTGATTCAAGAAATGATGTTGCTGGAAGCAAAAGTGCTATTATATCAAACAAATCTAAACGTTTCGGAAGTAGCCTATCATCTAAATTTTGAAGACCCATCCTATTTTGGACGCTTTTTCAAAAAGCACACCCGCAAGACCCCTTTTGAATATCGAAAGGAAAGAAGTCGACACCTGTAA
- a CDS encoding DUF5916 domain-containing protein: MRRVFFSFVLLAPFFSQGQTEIIGYSESEINVDGKPNEPIWETLPEITGFYNYLPTDEGLAEQQTRVRLFTDDEFLYVSAIYEDTEPKIQTSSLKRDVSIGISDSFILVLDTQNQKQSAFYFAVNGYGTQVDGLVERINEGYGFSLSWNAVWKAAATADGNLKMYEMAIPLKALNYDVDNPTIGIQMYVRDIKKNAWSILTNVKRNYRLYDLRFTRPFRFEQLPDISPSRFAVTPSVTVNSSQDVLNDSESTIFQPSLDVQYNLTSSLKLDATINPDFSQIDVDQQVTNLTRFDIFFPEQRNFFLENADLFSNLGVGDVNPFYSRRIGADTDIQFGLKLSGNLTKKTRIGFLDVQTDSEQDIPSQNYAALVVEQQLTNNFSTTGFLINRQETDGFELKEDYNRVTGLNINYKSNDNKWIGLANYAKSFSDGITDKNSFYNAGIWYNRRGLGWNASVRNIGKNYIADVGFTPRLFNFDAVNDEVVREGYTQASAGFEYEKFYDSSQSLNSFRILNYSNDTYLDEQGNFNQSSHFLNSALFFKDLSAIYYVLRYDDIDLKYGFDPLGNGNPLQPDRYDFGSLKVGYNSANNQNFIYQASLQHGEYYSGKRTTASLYTNYQFLPFANFILSYDLNNIDLDNLGEETFHLARFTGEVFFNTRLNWTTYIQYNTQADNFNINSRLQWEYKPLSYIYLVVTDNYTQDIERTNWGVAFKMNYRMDF, encoded by the coding sequence ATGAGAAGAGTATTCTTTTCTTTTGTGCTATTAGCACCTTTTTTTTCACAAGGACAAACAGAAATAATTGGCTATTCAGAAAGCGAAATTAATGTTGATGGGAAACCAAATGAACCTATTTGGGAAACCTTACCAGAGATAACAGGTTTCTATAATTATTTGCCTACTGATGAAGGACTGGCCGAACAACAAACTCGGGTAAGGCTGTTTACTGATGATGAGTTTCTTTATGTTAGTGCTATTTATGAAGATACTGAGCCCAAAATACAAACAAGCTCCTTAAAGCGCGATGTAAGTATTGGTATTAGTGATTCTTTTATATTAGTTCTTGATACACAAAATCAAAAACAAAGTGCATTTTATTTTGCCGTCAACGGATATGGAACACAGGTAGATGGTCTTGTGGAACGTATAAACGAAGGCTATGGTTTTAGCTTAAGTTGGAATGCAGTATGGAAAGCTGCCGCAACAGCAGATGGCAATCTAAAAATGTATGAAATGGCAATTCCGTTAAAGGCACTAAACTATGATGTGGATAATCCAACCATAGGCATACAAATGTATGTGCGAGATATTAAAAAGAATGCTTGGTCAATACTTACCAATGTAAAACGTAACTACAGATTGTATGACCTTAGATTTACAAGACCATTTCGTTTTGAGCAGCTTCCAGACATATCCCCATCTCGTTTTGCGGTAACACCTTCGGTGACGGTTAATTCTTCTCAAGATGTTTTAAACGATTCAGAATCTACAATTTTTCAACCAAGCTTGGATGTGCAGTATAACTTAACATCATCGCTAAAACTTGATGCTACTATAAACCCAGATTTTTCTCAAATTGATGTGGACCAGCAGGTCACTAATCTCACGCGTTTTGACATATTTTTCCCTGAACAGCGTAACTTCTTTTTAGAAAATGCCGATTTATTTTCTAATCTTGGTGTCGGTGACGTAAATCCATTTTATTCTAGGCGTATTGGGGCCGATACGGATATTCAATTTGGTTTAAAACTGTCTGGAAACCTTACAAAAAAGACAAGAATAGGTTTTCTTGATGTACAAACCGACAGTGAGCAAGATATCCCATCTCAAAATTATGCCGCTTTGGTTGTAGAACAGCAATTAACCAATAATTTCTCTACAACCGGGTTTTTGATTAATAGACAAGAAACTGATGGATTTGAACTTAAGGAAGATTACAACAGGGTAACTGGCCTTAATATAAACTATAAATCTAATGATAACAAATGGATTGGATTGGCCAATTACGCCAAAAGCTTTTCAGACGGCATTACTGATAAGAACAGCTTTTATAATGCAGGAATCTGGTACAATCGAAGAGGTCTGGGCTGGAATGCGTCTGTGCGAAACATAGGGAAAAACTACATTGCTGATGTTGGCTTTACACCAAGGCTTTTCAACTTTGATGCAGTAAATGACGAGGTGGTTAGAGAAGGCTATACACAGGCTTCTGCTGGGTTTGAATATGAAAAGTTTTATGATTCATCACAGTCATTAAACTCATTTAGGATACTAAATTACAGCAATGATACTTACCTTGACGAACAAGGGAATTTTAACCAGTCTTCTCATTTTTTGAATTCTGCATTATTTTTTAAAGACTTATCGGCAATCTATTATGTTTTACGCTATGACGACATTGATTTAAAATACGGTTTTGACCCATTGGGCAACGGAAATCCATTACAACCCGACCGCTATGATTTTGGAAGCTTAAAGGTTGGATATAACTCAGCAAATAATCAAAATTTTATATATCAGGCCAGTCTTCAGCACGGTGAATATTATAGTGGTAAACGAACGACCGCGAGTCTATATACAAATTATCAGTTTTTGCCTTTTGCTAATTTTATACTCTCATACGACTTAAACAACATCGATTTAGATAATCTTGGTGAAGAAACGTTTCATTTGGCACGGTTTACGGGCGAAGTATTTTTTAATACACGCTTAAACTGGACCACTTATATCCAATACAATACCCAGGCAGATAATTTTAATATCAACAGTCGTCTGCAGTGGGAATATAAGCCGCTATCCTATATTTATCTGGTTGTTACTGATAATTATACTCAAGACATTGAGAGAACAAACTGGGGTGTGGCGTTTAAAATGAACTACAGGATGGATTTTTAA
- a CDS encoding nuclear transport factor 2 family protein, with product MKKGILIFSLLLLWSTKNTAQESDYKTIESVIKTYVVGDNTRNYKMLEGIFHEGTTMKTFSLKANEYREYNCLDVFKSQENADQQKERNHRISFINIAGNAAMAKLETEYPKGFNADYFTLLKIDGNWKIVSKVYAFVKKEENE from the coding sequence ATGAAAAAAGGAATTTTAATTTTTAGCCTCTTATTGCTATGGTCAACAAAAAATACAGCACAGGAATCCGATTACAAGACTATTGAAAGCGTTATAAAAACCTATGTGGTAGGTGATAATACCAGAAACTACAAAATGTTGGAAGGTATCTTTCACGAAGGTACTACAATGAAAACATTTTCCTTAAAAGCTAACGAATACCGAGAGTATAACTGTCTTGATGTATTTAAATCCCAAGAAAATGCTGACCAACAAAAAGAACGAAACCACAGAATATCTTTTATAAATATTGCAGGTAACGCGGCCATGGCCAAACTGGAAACCGAATACCCTAAAGGATTCAATGCAGACTATTTTACATTATTGAAAATTGATGGAAACTGGAAGATTGTAAGTAAGGTTTACGCATTCGTTAAAAAAGAGGAAAACGAATGA
- a CDS encoding sensor histidine kinase, which yields MMEKLKQLKNTKALKHLLFWIGVLAYFVFTANIEVYTGYLQVIEFNIMVVFTQIITAYTCIYVLIPRFLDKKKISLFMIWLLILLIVMFAIYTLFKTYYYDPKYYDSFSEIAKFYAQKDFWYRISNVQVFFSKVIKFLTPTVLLIIAGFYQKQKEFIQLKEQKKEAELSALKNQLNPHFLFNTLNNLYSLSLEKSDRAPEVIERLSEILDYLLYRCRDKFVPITKEIALIENYIALEKLRYGKRVTVNFEHKVTNHLSIAPLILLTFLENAFKHGVAQALGNAKIEISLNTDNGKIIYIVKNTKPITEHPDIDKVKTEPLGLDNAIKQLDLVYGEHYDLHIENKENDHTVTLKLNTNNV from the coding sequence ATGATGGAGAAATTAAAACAACTTAAGAATACAAAAGCATTAAAACATCTACTCTTTTGGATAGGTGTATTGGCTTATTTTGTTTTTACCGCTAATATTGAGGTATATACTGGTTACCTTCAAGTTATTGAGTTTAATATAATGGTTGTATTTACTCAAATCATCACAGCATACACTTGTATATATGTTCTAATCCCAAGATTCTTAGACAAGAAAAAGATTTCTCTTTTTATGATTTGGCTCTTAATACTGCTGATTGTGATGTTCGCGATTTACACCTTGTTTAAAACGTATTATTATGACCCTAAATATTATGACTCATTCAGTGAAATTGCCAAGTTCTATGCTCAAAAGGATTTTTGGTATCGTATCTCAAACGTTCAGGTTTTTTTCAGCAAAGTCATTAAATTTTTAACGCCAACTGTCTTATTAATAATCGCTGGTTTTTATCAAAAACAAAAGGAATTTATACAATTAAAGGAGCAAAAAAAGGAGGCAGAGCTTTCTGCCCTAAAGAACCAATTAAACCCTCATTTTCTTTTCAATACATTGAATAATCTGTATTCACTTTCTTTAGAAAAATCTGATAGAGCACCAGAAGTAATAGAACGGTTGTCTGAAATATTAGACTACCTCTTGTACAGATGTCGTGACAAGTTTGTTCCGATAACTAAAGAAATTGCACTTATTGAAAATTACATAGCCTTAGAAAAATTAAGATATGGTAAACGAGTGACTGTTAATTTTGAACATAAGGTTACCAACCATTTAAGCATTGCGCCATTAATTCTTTTGACTTTCCTGGAAAACGCCTTTAAACACGGCGTTGCACAGGCACTGGGGAATGCCAAAATTGAAATTTCACTAAATACTGACAATGGGAAAATTATATACATTGTAAAAAACACAAAACCTATTACCGAACATCCCGATATTGATAAAGTAAAAACAGAACCACTTGGCCTTGATAATGCCATAAAGCAGTTGGATTTAGTTTATGGCGAGCATTACGATTTACATATCGAGAATAAGGAAAACGACCATACAGTAACCTTAAAGCTTAACACAAATAATGTATAA